In Myxocyprinus asiaticus isolate MX2 ecotype Aquarium Trade chromosome 16, UBuf_Myxa_2, whole genome shotgun sequence, a single window of DNA contains:
- the LOC127454377 gene encoding patched domain-containing protein 3-like, with amino-acid sequence MLKCKTNCIERPLSLAFEKLGRVIGRYPFVCLLLVLGVTAALGAGFIFLNERKANDIEDQFTPVNGPAKMERKIVEEYFQRSEEFSHLRLSSEGTYASLIITDLQGENIWTEAAFNDILELDRQVRSIQTGNTFASLCAQINGKCMTNAVLDIINYNASKIISTTIRYPKNNVIFLGTSIGGVELKEGSSEIIGAKAIRLFYFLKEDNRTENTKWLDGFLKFFSNYTEMKTVHVSYFTSISRQKELETSSDSVIPLFSITYFLAITISILSCLRLDCVRTKVWVAMSGVLSAGMAVLASFGLLLFCEIPFAMTVATAPFLILGIGVDDMFIMISCWQKTKVHDEVEDRLAETYKEAAVSITITTLTDVLSFYIGLLTPFRSVQSFCMYTSTAILFCYIFNITFFGSCLALNGRREKGNKHWLTCMEVPKASDDNATGNMCCVGGAYDKDTGTDLEMPMDLFFKNYFSPFLTKSWVKLFVCLLYAGYLAVSIYGCFRIQEGLDLKNLAADGSYVGNYYDDEDKFFSIYGPNVMLVMTDERLQYWNSTARQNLYLCLEDFQNLSMVSKDSQISLTSWLHEYIKFGKNFGLNLDNETQFKRNLTTFLNVSGFSQDVNFTNNEIHASRMFIQTVNISTAVHEKDMLNAFRETAEQCGKLPTPIDLTVFHPAFIYFDQYAVIVTNTIQNILVATCAMLVISLLLIPNPLCSLWVTFAIASVIVGVAGFMALWDVSLDSVSMINFVICIGFSVDFSAHISYAFVSSEKPSANEKALDAIYKLGYPILQGAVSTIAGVVVLAAAKSYIFRTFFKIMFLVILFGAIHGIVFIPVFLTFFYICDNCDTCEKNKVCQIQPEHCNRKIQQPSVMASAKYIKNQQCKIQSQYSVRNNQQIATIMENGAYIDPDCF; translated from the exons ATGTTGAAGTGTAAAACCAACTGCATTGAAAGGCCTCTGTCTCTGGCCTTTGAAAAGCTTGGTCGTGTTATTGGTAGATATCCATTTGTCTGTCTCTTATTAGTTTTAGGTGTAACTGCAGCTCTTGGAGCTGGTTTTATATTTCTTAATGAGAGGAAGGCAAATGATATCGAAGACCAGTTCACACCTGTAAATGGACCTGCTAAGATGGAGAGGAAGATTGTAGAGGAATATTTCCAACGATCTGAAGAATTTTCTCATCTTCGACTTTCGTCTGAAGGAACTTATGCATCGTTGATCATTACAGACTTGCAGGGAGAAAACATATGGACTGAAGCAGCTTTTAATGACATTCTTGAGTTAGACAGACAAGTCAGAAGTATTCAAACAGGAAACACTTTCGCAAGCCTTTGTGCCCAAATAAATGGAAAATGTATGACAAATGCTGTTTTagacatcataaattacaatgcTAGTAAAATTATCTCTACAACCATTAGATATcccaaaaataatgtcatattttTGGGAACAAGTATTGGTGGTGTAGAGCTAAAGGAAGGAAGCTCTGAGATAATCGGTGCGAAAGCGatcagacttttttattttttaaaagaagacAACAGAACGGAGAATACCAAATGGCTAGATGGTTTTCTAAAATTCTTCTCAAACTACACAGAAATGAAAACG GTGCATGTTTCTTACTTCACATCAATATCAAGACAGAAGGAGTTAGAGACCAGTTCAGACTCTGTGATCCCCCTCTTCTCCATTACTTATTTCCTGGCCATTACCATTTCAATTCTCTCTTGTCTGAG GTTAGACTGTGTAAGAACCAAAGTGTGGGTTGCCATGTCTGGTGTACTCTCGGCTGGTATGGCTGTGCTGGCCAGTTTTGGATTGCTGCTCTTCTGTGAAATACCTTTTGCCATGACTGTGGCCACAGCCCCCTTTCTCATTCTTG GTATTGGTGTTGATGATATGTTCATTATGATCTCCTGCTGGCAGAAGACTAAAGTTCATGATGAAGTTGAGGATCGCTTAGCAGAAACATATAAAGAGGCCGCTGTGTCCATCACTATCACCACACTGACAGATGTGCTGTCTTTCTACATTGGTCTCTTGACTCCATTTCGCTCAGTACAGTCTTTCTGCATGTACACAAGTACAGCTATTCTGTTCTGTTACATCTTCAACATCACATTCTTTGGCTCCTGTTTAGCACTGAATGGAAGACGAGAGAAGGGCAATAAACATTGGCTGACCTGTATGGAGGTCCCAAAGGCCAGTGATGATAATGCTACTGGTAATATGTGTTGTGTTGGCGGAGCTTATGATAAAGATACTGGCACTGATTTGGAAATGCCAATGGATTTATTCTTCAAAAACTATTTTTCGCCTTTTCTGACAAAGTCGTGGGTtaagttgtttgtgtgtttgctttaTGCTGGTTATTTGGCTGTCAGCATCTACGGATGCTTCCGAATTCAGGAGGGGCTTGATCTGAAAAATTTAGCAGCAGATGGCTCATATGTTGGTAATTACTATGACGATGAAGATAAATTCTTTTCCATTTATGGCCCCAATGTCATGTTAGTTATGACGGATGAACGTTTGCAGTACTGGAATTCAACTGCCCGACAAAATCTTTACTTGTGTCTGGAAGATTTTCAAAATCTGTCAATGGTTTCTAAAGATTCACAGATTTCGCTTACTTCGTGGCTTCATGAGTACATTAAATTTGGAAAGAATTTTGGTTTAAATTTAGATAATGAAACACAATTCAAAAGAAATTTAACTACATTTCTTAATGTTTCTGGTTTTAGTCAAGATGTCAACTTCACTAACAATGAAATTCATGCATCACGCATGTTCATTCAGACAGTGAACATCAGCACAGCTGTGCATGAGAAAGACATGCTGAATGCATTTAGAGAAACAGCAGAACAATGTGGAAAGTTGCCAACACCCATTGACCTAACAGTGTTCCACCCTGCATTTATCTACTTTGACCAATATGCTGTCATTGTCACTAATACAATCCAAAATATATTAGTTGCTACATGTGCAATGTTAGTTATTTCACTTCTATTGATCCCAAATCCTCTGTGTTCTCTTTGGGTGACATTTGCCATAGCATCTGTCATTGTGGGTGTGGCTGGCTTTATGGCATTATGGGATGTTAGTTTAGACTCAGTGTCAatgattaattttgttatttgcatTGGATTTTCAGTGGATTTCTCGGCTCACATATCCTATGCTTTTGTGTCCAGTGAAAAACCCTCAGCAAATGAGAAAGCCTTAGATGCCATCTACAAACTGGGTTATCCAATATTACAAGGTGCAGTGTCCACTATTGCAGGTGTAGTTGTGCTTGCAGCTGCAAAAAGCTACATCTTCAGGACCTTCTTTAAAATCATGTTCTTAGTCATTCTTTTCGGAGCCATTCATGGGATCGTTTTCATACCTGTGTTTCTTACCTTCTTTTACATTTGTGACAATTGTGAcacatgtgaaaaaaataaagtctgTCAAATCCAACCTGAGCACTGCAACAGAAAGATTCAGCAACCATCAGTAATGGCAAGtgccaaatacataaaaaatcaGCAGTGTAAAATTCAATCTCAATATAGTGTCAGAAATAATCAACAAATCGCAACAATAATGGAAAATGGAGCATATATAGATCCTGACTGCTTCTGA